Proteins from a genomic interval of Chanodichthys erythropterus isolate Z2021 chromosome 8, ASM2448905v1, whole genome shotgun sequence:
- the LOC137024826 gene encoding H-2 class II histocompatibility antigen, I-E beta chain-like isoform X1, translating to MWLLHLYLFIYLLADGYFNSQWLRCIYSSSDLSDMVYIDSYVFNKVLVSEFNSTVGKYVGYNEYGMRNAEYWNNNTNYLQDLKTAVESFCKPNAENYNSAIRDKTVKPKIKLSSVKQAGGRHPSVLVCSAYDFYPEQIKMSWTRDGKEVTTDVTSTEEQADGDWYYQIHSYLEYTPRSGERISCVVDHASSNVPIITDWDPSIPEPERNKIVIGASGLVLGVIIAAAGLIYYKKKSAGRTLVPH from the exons ATGTGGTTGttacatttgtatttatttatttatttattagcagATGGGTATTTCAATTCCCAGTGGTTACGATGCATCTACAGTTCATCTGACCTAAGTGATATGGTATACATCGATTCTTATGTCTTCAACAAAGTTCTGGTATCAGAGTTCAACAGCACTGTGGGGAAGTATGTTGGATATAATGAGTATGGAATGAGAAATGCTGAGTACTGGAACAATAACACCAACTATCTACAGGACCTGAAAACTGCTGTGGAGAGTTTCTGCAAACCTAATGCTGAAAATTATAACTCTGCCATCCGTGATAAAACCG TGAAGCCAAAAATCAAACTGAGTTCAGTGAAGCAGGCTGGTGGCAGGCATCCATCAGTGTTGGTGTGCAGTGCATATGATTTTTACCCTGAACAAATCAAAATGTCCTGGACAAGAGATGGTAAAGAGGTGACCACTGATGTGACATCCACTGAGGAGCAGGCTGATGGGGATTGGTACTACCAGATACACTCTTACCTTGAATATACACCCAGATCTGGAGAGAGAATCTCCTGTGTGGTGGATCATGCCAGCTCCAATGTGCCCATCATCACAGACTGGG ATCCCTCTATCCCTGAGCCTGAAAGGAATAAAATTGTCATCGGGGCATCAGGTCTGGTGCTGGGAGTCATCATAGCAGCTGCTGGACTCATTTACTACAAGAAGAAATCAGCAG GGAGGACACTTGTGCCACATTAA
- the LOC137024826 gene encoding H-2 class II histocompatibility antigen, I-E beta chain-like isoform X2 produces the protein MADGYFNSQWLRCIYSSSDLSDMVYIDSYVFNKVLVSEFNSTVGKYVGYNEYGMRNAEYWNNNTNYLQDLKTAVESFCKPNAENYNSAIRDKTVKPKIKLSSVKQAGGRHPSVLVCSAYDFYPEQIKMSWTRDGKEVTTDVTSTEEQADGDWYYQIHSYLEYTPRSGERISCVVDHASSNVPIITDWDPSIPEPERNKIVIGASGLVLGVIIAAAGLIYYKKKSAGRTLVPH, from the exons ATGG cagATGGGTATTTCAATTCCCAGTGGTTACGATGCATCTACAGTTCATCTGACCTAAGTGATATGGTATACATCGATTCTTATGTCTTCAACAAAGTTCTGGTATCAGAGTTCAACAGCACTGTGGGGAAGTATGTTGGATATAATGAGTATGGAATGAGAAATGCTGAGTACTGGAACAATAACACCAACTATCTACAGGACCTGAAAACTGCTGTGGAGAGTTTCTGCAAACCTAATGCTGAAAATTATAACTCTGCCATCCGTGATAAAACCG TGAAGCCAAAAATCAAACTGAGTTCAGTGAAGCAGGCTGGTGGCAGGCATCCATCAGTGTTGGTGTGCAGTGCATATGATTTTTACCCTGAACAAATCAAAATGTCCTGGACAAGAGATGGTAAAGAGGTGACCACTGATGTGACATCCACTGAGGAGCAGGCTGATGGGGATTGGTACTACCAGATACACTCTTACCTTGAATATACACCCAGATCTGGAGAGAGAATCTCCTGTGTGGTGGATCATGCCAGCTCCAATGTGCCCATCATCACAGACTGGG ATCCCTCTATCCCTGAGCCTGAAAGGAATAAAATTGTCATCGGGGCATCAGGTCTGGTGCTGGGAGTCATCATAGCAGCTGCTGGACTCATTTACTACAAGAAGAAATCAGCAG GGAGGACACTTGTGCCACATTAA
- the LOC137024826 gene encoding H-2 class II histocompatibility antigen, I-E beta chain-like isoform X3, producing the protein MDGYFNSQWLRCIYSSSDLSDMVYIDSYVFNKVLVSEFNSTVGKYVGYNEYGMRNAEYWNNNTNYLQDLKTAVESFCKPNAENYNSAIRDKTVKPKIKLSSVKQAGGRHPSVLVCSAYDFYPEQIKMSWTRDGKEVTTDVTSTEEQADGDWYYQIHSYLEYTPRSGERISCVVDHASSNVPIITDWDPSIPEPERNKIVIGASGLVLGVIIAAAGLIYYKKKSAGRTLVPH; encoded by the exons ATGG ATGGGTATTTCAATTCCCAGTGGTTACGATGCATCTACAGTTCATCTGACCTAAGTGATATGGTATACATCGATTCTTATGTCTTCAACAAAGTTCTGGTATCAGAGTTCAACAGCACTGTGGGGAAGTATGTTGGATATAATGAGTATGGAATGAGAAATGCTGAGTACTGGAACAATAACACCAACTATCTACAGGACCTGAAAACTGCTGTGGAGAGTTTCTGCAAACCTAATGCTGAAAATTATAACTCTGCCATCCGTGATAAAACCG TGAAGCCAAAAATCAAACTGAGTTCAGTGAAGCAGGCTGGTGGCAGGCATCCATCAGTGTTGGTGTGCAGTGCATATGATTTTTACCCTGAACAAATCAAAATGTCCTGGACAAGAGATGGTAAAGAGGTGACCACTGATGTGACATCCACTGAGGAGCAGGCTGATGGGGATTGGTACTACCAGATACACTCTTACCTTGAATATACACCCAGATCTGGAGAGAGAATCTCCTGTGTGGTGGATCATGCCAGCTCCAATGTGCCCATCATCACAGACTGGG ATCCCTCTATCCCTGAGCCTGAAAGGAATAAAATTGTCATCGGGGCATCAGGTCTGGTGCTGGGAGTCATCATAGCAGCTGCTGGACTCATTTACTACAAGAAGAAATCAGCAG GGAGGACACTTGTGCCACATTAA